Proteins encoded within one genomic window of Victivallis lenta:
- a CDS encoding DUF6694 family lipoprotein, producing the protein MKRVILLVATMMLLAGCGRDTLNGSSEDAFKSSLQKMTQKLSEDDRKKVAATITMMIMQETGPAALQGKAIDMNEVCKKFDGMTLSDIMKKYDEFQERFRAK; encoded by the coding sequence ATGAAAAGAGTTATATTACTAGTCGCAACAATGATGCTTCTTGCCGGTTGCGGGCGCGATACTCTGAATGGCAGCAGCGAAGATGCTTTCAAATCGTCTTTGCAGAAAATGACACAGAAGCTAAGCGAAGATGACCGAAAAAAAGTTGCCGCAACAATAACAATGATGATTATGCAGGAAACCGGACCTGCTGCGCTGCAAGGAAAAGCTATTGACATGAACGAAGTATGCAAAAAATTCGACGGCATGACTTTATCGGATATCATGAAGAAGTATGATGAATTTCAAGAAAGATTCCGGGCGAAATAA
- a CDS encoding S24 family peptidase — MKMIDLTLSNAIRRMRAGMKSDAALADKLGLSRMHIGRILKGKINYFEDDTWQRIEPLLKPYIKDSVTLLSKCDFVAVPLLSVAQAMEMQPATHPFGDKLAELGTNEFSYFSTAKPGDFAVLITGVSMMPWYPPGTRVLVGRDEVPRTGQRVIATLADYSEPVFKVFVDLDETRFALLSINENEGCPPIILEKMSRDWFWIWPIKESLRNEDAIDIAMREHGIHHFWETWLQKQKESEK; from the coding sequence ATGAAAATGATTGACTTAACACTATCAAACGCTATCCGGCGAATGCGGGCCGGCATGAAATCAGATGCAGCCCTAGCCGACAAACTAGGCTTAAGCAGAATGCACATCGGACGCATCTTAAAAGGTAAAATCAATTACTTTGAAGATGACACATGGCAGCGTATCGAACCACTATTAAAACCTTATATAAAAGATAGTGTAACGCTCCTGTCAAAGTGTGATTTTGTGGCCGTTCCGCTTTTGTCTGTAGCTCAAGCAATGGAAATGCAGCCGGCAACCCATCCTTTCGGAGATAAGCTGGCCGAGCTGGGAACAAACGAATTTTCCTATTTTTCAACTGCCAAACCGGGCGATTTTGCAGTCCTGATTACGGGCGTATCTATGATGCCGTGGTATCCACCAGGTACAAGGGTCTTAGTTGGTCGTGACGAAGTACCGCGAACCGGTCAACGAGTGATTGCAACGCTGGCAGATTATTCCGAACCAGTGTTCAAAGTGTTTGTCGATCTTGACGAAACCCGTTTTGCCCTGTTATCGATCAATGAAAATGAAGGCTGCCCGCCAATTATCTTGGAAAAAATGTCCCGCGATTGGTTTTGGATATGGCCGATTAAAGAATCCTTGCGTAATGAAGATGCTATTGATATCGCAATGCGTGAACATGGGATACATCATTTTTGGGAAACTTGGCTGCAGAAACAAAAGGAAAGCGAAAAATGA
- a CDS encoding ERF family protein, which produces MENNLIVKNELWRDLCAIQAELEVPKDRNNAFGGFKYRKCEDILRAVKPLLHAHGIIILLSDEIVQFGEWVFVKATATIQRGDAVISCTAYARHADERKGMDAAQVTGSASSYARKYALSGLFGISDTDDPDDPPQAAPGIAPAPMSQIVRPAAPGPVPGKTVLPGVRTPLPGMPATNQTR; this is translated from the coding sequence ATGGAAAATAATCTGATTGTAAAAAATGAATTATGGCGGGACCTGTGCGCGATTCAAGCAGAATTGGAAGTTCCGAAGGACCGGAACAATGCGTTCGGCGGCTTCAAGTATCGCAAGTGTGAGGACATTTTGCGTGCCGTCAAACCGTTGCTTCATGCGCACGGAATCATCATTTTGCTGTCGGACGAAATTGTCCAGTTCGGGGAATGGGTGTTTGTCAAGGCGACAGCAACCATCCAGCGTGGGGATGCGGTAATCAGTTGCACCGCCTACGCCCGGCACGCCGACGAACGCAAAGGCATGGATGCGGCTCAAGTGACCGGTTCGGCATCGAGCTACGCCCGCAAATATGCGCTTTCCGGCCTGTTCGGAATCAGCGATACCGACGACCCCGACGACCCGCCGCAAGCCGCGCCCGGCATCGCTCCGGCTCCCATGTCGCAGATTGTGCGCCCGGCTGCTCCCGGTCCGGTCCCCGGTAAAACCGTTTTGCCCGGCGTTCGCACGCCGCTTCCCGGAATGCCCGCAACCAACCAGACGAGGTGA
- a CDS encoding ribonuclease H-like domain-containing protein → MFYVFDIETMPDSSKISLLPEPEVKLGNLKDETKIAEKKAEARAEQIAKMALNPLYGRIICAVFSAPGVNGELESYRLTAGDDDEEEAALIAGCFDVLRQDGARLVTWNGMCFDVPFLFKRAAILGVPLHDVPVLPFWCKRYSTGPHIDLMQVWSNWNSQQYAKLDDVAGVCADDHKIKIDFRDFPELVKTEDGRNRIADYCEQDVRLTYRNFQKFNGVLF, encoded by the coding sequence ATGTTTTATGTGTTCGATATCGAGACCATGCCGGACAGCAGCAAAATTTCCCTGCTGCCGGAACCGGAAGTCAAGCTTGGCAACCTGAAAGACGAAACCAAGATTGCCGAAAAGAAAGCCGAGGCGCGCGCCGAGCAGATTGCGAAAATGGCGTTGAATCCGCTGTATGGCCGGATCATCTGCGCGGTTTTCTCCGCTCCGGGCGTGAATGGGGAACTTGAAAGCTACCGCCTGACCGCCGGCGATGATGACGAAGAGGAAGCGGCCCTGATTGCCGGCTGTTTCGACGTTCTTCGGCAGGACGGCGCGCGTTTGGTAACGTGGAACGGCATGTGTTTCGATGTGCCGTTTCTGTTCAAGCGCGCGGCGATTCTCGGCGTGCCGTTGCACGATGTGCCGGTCTTGCCGTTCTGGTGCAAACGCTATTCGACCGGTCCCCATATCGACTTGATGCAGGTTTGGAGCAACTGGAATTCGCAGCAGTATGCAAAGCTCGATGACGTGGCCGGAGTTTGCGCCGACGACCATAAAATCAAGATCGATTTCCGCGATTTTCCGGAACTGGTCAAGACCGAGGATGGGCGCAACCGGATTGCCGACTACTGCGAACAGGATGTTCGGCTCACTTACCGTAATTTTCAGAAGTTCAACGGGGTTTTGTTTTAA
- a CDS encoding ERCC4 domain-containing protein: MGEFRIVIDTREQTPWSFPPEISVEIGTLKTGDYALAGDDAFAIERKSKDDFLGTVSTGWGRFCRELNRMEAAGFPAKPVIVECDFSAFCFSERNGEIIPPDHEHYKLTPQFVMKRIGQLTARGAAVIFAGNPEFASALALAILKERHEALNQ; the protein is encoded by the coding sequence ATGGGGGAGTTCCGAATCGTTATTGATACGCGGGAGCAAACCCCGTGGAGCTTCCCCCCGGAAATTTCGGTCGAAATCGGGACCTTGAAAACCGGAGATTATGCGCTGGCTGGCGATGATGCGTTCGCCATCGAACGCAAGTCGAAGGACGATTTTTTAGGGACGGTTTCGACCGGTTGGGGGCGGTTCTGCCGGGAACTGAACCGGATGGAGGCGGCCGGCTTCCCGGCAAAGCCGGTGATTGTTGAGTGTGATTTTTCGGCGTTCTGCTTTTCGGAGCGCAACGGGGAAATCATTCCGCCGGATCATGAACACTACAAACTGACCCCGCAATTCGTCATGAAGCGGATCGGGCAGCTTACCGCGCGCGGAGCGGCGGTTATTTTCGCCGGGAATCCGGAATTTGCATCAGCGCTGGCGCTGGCAATCCTGAAAGAACGGCATGAGGCATTGAATCAATGA
- a CDS encoding helix-hairpin-helix domain-containing protein: protein MKTIEAKIIQILWPRLGVDNPRSWYRLECQTETGTMICTGTIKWRPTENELLKLTGDFEVWKGQQCFKFAEARPNVPENPRAQLSYVVERTRGMGPATEAAIWDSLGDGWRKLSPKEAEALKIRPDVYEIFKQQLDSLVRDKEKCDAISYLIGRGCSNALACAAWEAWETDAVGIVNSDCYRLADLSGFGFADVDGKVRLSYDIGDEDPRRIKAAIIYAMRQLTGSGSTVISWVELVQKLGELKINLQLAQAAVGNMFDDFTLRGFAGEEMVALGFHYNAETEILNYLGGKHE, encoded by the coding sequence ATGAAAACGATTGAAGCGAAAATTATACAAATTCTTTGGCCGCGGCTCGGCGTGGATAATCCGCGCTCTTGGTATCGCCTGGAATGCCAGACCGAAACCGGCACGATGATTTGCACCGGTACAATCAAATGGCGGCCGACCGAAAACGAGCTGTTGAAGCTGACCGGAGATTTTGAAGTCTGGAAGGGGCAGCAGTGTTTCAAGTTCGCGGAGGCGCGGCCGAACGTACCGGAGAACCCGCGCGCGCAGCTCTCGTATGTCGTTGAACGCACCCGGGGCATGGGTCCGGCGACCGAGGCGGCAATATGGGACAGTCTCGGCGACGGCTGGCGCAAACTGTCCCCGAAAGAGGCGGAGGCGCTGAAAATCCGGCCGGACGTATACGAGATTTTCAAGCAGCAACTTGATTCGCTGGTCCGCGACAAGGAGAAATGCGACGCAATTTCGTACCTGATCGGCCGCGGCTGCTCAAATGCACTGGCGTGCGCGGCGTGGGAGGCGTGGGAAACGGACGCGGTCGGGATCGTCAATTCCGACTGTTACCGGCTGGCCGACTTGTCCGGGTTCGGCTTTGCTGATGTGGACGGCAAAGTTCGGCTGTCTTACGACATCGGGGACGAAGACCCGCGCCGGATCAAAGCGGCGATCATCTACGCCATGCGGCAACTTACCGGCTCCGGTTCAACGGTGATTTCCTGGGTGGAACTGGTGCAGAAACTCGGAGAGCTGAAAATCAACCTGCAGCTTGCACAAGCGGCGGTTGGCAACATGTTCGACGATTTTACGTTGCGCGGGTTCGCCGGCGAAGAGATGGTTGCGCTCGGCTTCCATTACAACGCCGAAACCGAAATACTGAACTATTTAGGGGGGAAGCATGAGTAA
- a CDS encoding ATP-dependent DNA helicase gives MSFQLDQSQLAAVRFAAGNRFSIINGGAGCGKTTIIKEIVKTLRSNGKAVGLCAPTGKAAARLKEATGTPTATVHSLLGYDGAMYNEPPFPGKTIIIDESSMMDSCLLAEVVKREPERLILVGDQAQLTPVGAGQPFHDIIDFFPEHVRTLTTCYRNTEAVFKAASAIRRGEMPLLHDKSDNEVWDVYDSGEAEITQQVILEWVKKGVFNFETDIILAPKNGERNKETGLFPACTVNRLNEEIIKIVNPRSSAEARKFLPGDRVINTKNNPDKDIWNGTTGTVHAIDEDGKLWLRLDIPITDPNRPEEVKDLVLLNRDEQSHLSHAYALTVHKSQGSQYRQVCFVCLMRDRFILNRSLAYTAVTRTKQRCIVAGQVFALAQSMQREKSKQTVIQILAGKRG, from the coding sequence ATGAGTTTTCAGCTCGATCAATCGCAATTGGCCGCGGTCCGGTTCGCCGCCGGGAACCGGTTTTCGATCATCAACGGCGGGGCCGGATGCGGCAAGACGACGATCATCAAGGAGATCGTCAAAACGCTGCGGAGCAACGGCAAGGCTGTCGGGCTTTGCGCGCCGACCGGCAAGGCGGCCGCCCGGCTGAAAGAGGCGACCGGCACGCCGACCGCAACCGTTCATTCCCTGCTCGGTTACGATGGGGCGATGTACAACGAGCCGCCGTTTCCGGGCAAAACAATCATCATCGACGAATCGAGCATGATGGATTCATGCTTGTTGGCGGAGGTGGTCAAGCGGGAACCGGAACGGCTGATTCTGGTGGGGGATCAGGCGCAGTTGACGCCGGTTGGAGCGGGGCAGCCGTTTCACGACATCATCGACTTTTTTCCGGAACACGTCCGGACGCTGACCACCTGTTACCGCAACACGGAAGCCGTATTCAAGGCCGCGTCCGCCATCCGGCGCGGCGAAATGCCGCTGCTGCACGACAAATCAGACAATGAGGTTTGGGACGTGTACGACAGCGGAGAAGCGGAAATTACGCAGCAGGTAATCCTTGAGTGGGTAAAAAAAGGCGTTTTCAATTTTGAAACTGATATCATTCTGGCACCGAAAAACGGAGAGCGCAACAAGGAAACCGGCCTGTTTCCGGCCTGTACCGTCAACCGCCTGAACGAAGAAATTATCAAGATCGTGAATCCGCGCTCCTCTGCCGAGGCACGGAAATTTCTGCCTGGCGACCGGGTAATCAACACGAAAAACAATCCGGACAAGGATATCTGGAACGGCACGACCGGCACCGTTCACGCTATCGACGAAGACGGCAAATTGTGGTTAAGGCTGGATATCCCGATTACCGACCCGAACCGGCCCGAAGAGGTGAAAGACCTGGTATTGCTGAATAGGGACGAACAATCGCACCTGTCGCACGCTTACGCGCTGACGGTCCACAAATCGCAGGGCAGCCAATACCGGCAGGTCTGTTTCGTCTGCCTGATGCGCGACCGGTTTATCCTGAACCGTTCGCTTGCCTATACCGCCGTCACGCGCACGAAACAGCGCTGCATCGTTGCCGGGCAGGTATTTGCACTGGCGCAGTCGATGCAGCGGGAGAAGTCAAAGCAGACGGTAATTCAAATTCTGGCCGGAAAGAGAGGATAA
- a CDS encoding DNA polymerase III subunit beta — protein sequence MKNCFKLIDETAKQLPMNTAAAAVFNRVVLLDALKRVAPATCRKSSVLPILQNVLFNVQKDGSAIITATNLELSVSVTLATEARRNVIFTVPFAPLLKAVRLMRCDRIGFLPGENTVVFESGSVSVTAHTCPAADYPQMESVLKMSIRNTISDSVQFFDDLARAQKCTSQDDSRRALTGVYLKKEYGRAVVTGTDGKRLLIIESTEMAGDDVNPAILPGKFIPALKTAFAGKGGALTVDFYESHIVMESSNIRVALKKIEGSYPNAKQVIPVILPEKLHISAFVLEWLINCAELVRDENNYLEMYLKPGRLELKTESCSVDAIGAAFCNLESNDYAGDREFHFTFNPDFLRMATLAGDDLTISFQDPLSPVMFSSPGRCYVLMPIRKK from the coding sequence ATGAAAAATTGTTTCAAGCTGATCGACGAAACCGCCAAGCAATTGCCGATGAACACCGCCGCCGCCGCGGTTTTCAACCGTGTTGTACTGCTGGATGCACTGAAACGAGTTGCGCCGGCAACCTGCCGGAAAAGCAGCGTTTTGCCGATTCTGCAAAACGTCCTGTTCAACGTGCAGAAGGACGGCAGCGCAATAATTACCGCGACGAATCTTGAATTGTCGGTTTCGGTGACGCTGGCGACCGAGGCCCGCCGGAACGTAATTTTTACAGTACCGTTTGCGCCGTTGCTGAAAGCGGTTCGTCTGATGCGTTGCGACCGAATCGGATTTTTACCGGGCGAAAACACGGTTGTTTTTGAATCCGGCTCCGTGTCAGTAACGGCGCATACCTGCCCGGCGGCCGATTATCCGCAGATGGAAAGCGTACTGAAAATGTCCATCCGCAACACGATCAGCGACAGCGTGCAGTTTTTCGACGACCTGGCACGGGCGCAGAAGTGTACATCGCAGGATGATTCGCGCCGGGCGTTGACCGGCGTATATCTGAAAAAGGAGTATGGGCGGGCGGTTGTTACCGGAACGGACGGCAAGCGACTGCTGATTATCGAAAGCACGGAAATGGCCGGCGACGATGTGAATCCGGCAATCCTGCCGGGGAAATTCATTCCCGCACTGAAAACCGCGTTTGCGGGGAAGGGAGGTGCATTGACGGTGGATTTTTACGAATCGCATATCGTGATGGAAAGCTCGAATATCCGGGTTGCACTGAAAAAGATCGAAGGGAGTTACCCGAATGCCAAACAGGTTATTCCGGTCATTCTGCCCGAGAAACTGCACATTTCCGCGTTTGTGCTGGAATGGCTGATCAATTGCGCGGAGTTGGTCAGGGATGAAAACAATTATCTGGAAATGTACCTGAAACCCGGCCGGCTCGAACTCAAAACGGAAAGTTGCAGTGTGGATGCAATCGGGGCCGCATTCTGCAACCTTGAATCGAATGACTACGCCGGGGACCGGGAATTTCATTTCACGTTCAATCCCGATTTTTTGCGAATGGCGACGCTGGCCGGCGACGACCTTACTATCAGTTTTCAGGACCCGCTTTCTCCTGTCATGTTCAGCAGCCCCGGCCGTTGCTATGTCCTGATGCCGATCCGCAAGAAGTGA